A single genomic interval of Lodderomyces elongisporus chromosome 8, complete sequence harbors:
- the mug86_6 gene encoding Meiotically up-regulated protein 86 protein → MSGNIDQIVGNENSLQVPQSDGEHNSQSSVASSNLPSLHTPLSRTTLMSDAEHTVINNQRLLKRDLQQPSAGEFNPGYSTWPTRQIGNSAAIGLACFALTAFIVGLYLAKAMGITIPNVVVAPAIFYGGIAQFLAGVCELIKGNTFAGTAFVSYGSFWLSFGAIYINNFGIAQAYESHPEQFNNAVGFFLLGWGIFTFMLLLVVLKSTWPFIGLFISLDFAFFMLAAGFMTDSFRVRRGGGILIVISAIFGWYSCFSGVSTVHNSYLVLPTGTVPRLHKSKKIPA, encoded by the coding sequence atgtcagGTAATATTGATCAAATAGTAGGTAATGAGAATTCATTACAGGTGCCACAGCTGGATGGGGAGCACAATAGTCAATCATCAGTTGCTTCGTCTAACTTACCATCCCTTCATACTCCATTGAGCAGAACAACTTTGATGTCTGATGCAGAGCATACAGTGATTAATAATCAGAGATTGCTCAAACGCGATCTTCAACAACCTTCAGCTGGAGAATTTAATCCCGGATATTCCACATGGCCAACGCGCCAAATTGGTAATTCCGCTGCTATAGGCCTTGCTTGTTTCGCATTAACCGCATTCATTGTTGGTTTGTACTTGGCCAAGGCAATGGGAATAACAATTCCGAACGTTGTTGTAGCACCAGCCATATTCTACGGAGGCATTGCTCAGTTTCTCGCTGGGGTTTGCGAGCTCATCAAAGGGAATACTTTTGCAGGCACAGCATTTGTTAGCTATGGCTCATTCTGGTTATCGTTTGGTGCTATTTACATCAATAACTTTGGTATAGCGCAAGCATACGAGTCGCACCCCGAGCAATTTAATAATGCCGTGGGTTTTTTCCTCTTGGGATGGGGAATTTTTACAtttatgttgttgttagtCGTATTGAAACTGACATGGCCGTTCATCGGTCTCTTCATCTCGTTggattttgcatttttcaTGCTAGCAGCAGGATTCATGACAGATAGCTTTAGGGTGCGCAGAGGAGGTGGGATCTTGATCGTTATCAGTGCAATCTTTGGTTGGTATAGTTGCTTTTCAGGAGTTTCAACGGTGCACAATTCCTATCTCGTGTTACCAACAGGAACTGTGCCCAGGTTacataaaagtaaaaagattCCAGCATGA
- a CDS encoding uncharacterized protein (BUSCO:EOG09261ZFN) — MSYYDPYQGNNQQFLGQQYYPQYIPQNQYNDVDAFQLNENGPNNPNGNFNGAAGNNNDLHHSIEPDIYGNNGIDFNGGGAASNGAPYNANIGLYGNHNGGIDAPAIGSTLGGEFYADDSSYNNVPFMQNGLAGFANPSAYDSGLNNLGFDQHQQHQNQNQNQNQNHNQNHNQNQLQDPQQEQQQQQQQQQQPDMFPVVQDAIGSSSAAAPSRTVYLGNIPADIQPNELLDYVRSGILENVKIIPAKNCAFISFIDHQSALLFHSDCILKKLNIKGHDIRIGWGKNTPILPAVLEAIQRDGATRNVYLGNLNNPFTGELITEEELRDDLSCYGIIDSIKIIAEKGIAFIHFLSILSAIRCVANLPLKEKYLDKKCFYGKDRCAFITKTQQHNAAQYLGLAPGMEHIVTAADREFISSALVQQSAAAAQIATQAGGANNLGNRTVYLGNLHQESSVEEICNVVRGGLLQSIRFLKERHVCFITFIDPIAAAQFFAMCQLHGLTIHNRRIKVGWGKHSGPLSNALSLAVSNGASRNIYIGNLNDFEFYNPQKLRTDFSKFGDIEQINYLEEKNCAFINFVNIANAIKAIDGIKSFPDYKNLKINFGKDRCGNLPRQFQNHIHNNHNNFQNQNQNQNQDQDQDQNSDQGEGQDQNLDQASDQMSQHSSHSQQQTSALGLNVDGGNGGAFGIIEAQQPHAASPFSDGRSTPASQNSHQPHQQQQQQQQQQPSLHNLEGFEIQTQSQQ; from the coding sequence ATGTCATACTACGATCCGTACCAAGGCAACAACCAACAATTTCTTGGTCAGCAGTACTATCCCCAGTACATTCCCCAAAATCAGTACAATGATGTCGACGCATTCCAGTTGAATGAAAATGGTCCAAATAACCCCAATGGCAATTTCAATGGCGCCGCTGGCAACAATAACGACTTGCACCATTCGATTGAGCCCGACATTTATGGCAATAACGGTATTGATTTCAATGGAGGTGGAGCAGCAAGTAATGGTGCTCCGTACAATGCCAATATTGGTCTCTATGGTAACCACAATGGAGGTATCGATGCTCCTGCCATTGGCAGCACCTTGGGTGGTGAATTTTATGCCGACGATAGTTCTTACAACAATGTTCCATTCATGCAAAATGGATTGGCTGGTTTTGCAAACCCATCTGCTTATGATAGCGGTTTGAACAACCTTGGTTTTGAtcagcaccagcagcatcaaaaccagaaccagaaccaAAACCAGAATCACAATCAGAATCACAATCAGAATCAATTGCAAGATCCAcagcaagaacaacaacaacagcagcaacagcaacaacaacctgaCATGTTTCCAGTGGTTCAAGACGCAATCGGCTCCTCATCTGCTGCTGCGCCTTCAAGAACTGTTTACTTGGGTAATATTCCTGCAGACATTCAACCTAATGAATTATTGGACTATGTGCGTTCGGGAATCTTGGAGAATGTCAAGATTATTCCTGCTAAAAACTGTGCGtttatttcctttattGACCACCAGCTGGCTTTGCTTTTCCACTCGGACTGtattttgaagaaattgaacaTTAAAGGTCACGATATAAGAATTGGGTGGGGTAAAAATACGCCCATCTTGCCAGCTGTCTTGGAAGCAATCCAACGTGACGGTGCTACTAGAAATGTTTATTTGGGTAACCTCAACAATCCGTTCACTGGAGAGTTGATCACTGAAGAGGAATTGAGAGATGACTTGTCATGTTATGGTATTATTGACTCAATCAAGATCATTGCTGAAAAAGGTATTGCATTTATCCATTTCCTTAGCATTTTGAGTGCTATTAGATGTGTTGCCAACTTACCTCTCAAGGAAAAGTATTTGGACAAAAAATGTTTTTACGGTAAAGACAGGTGTGCTTTTATCACAAAGACCCAGCAACATAATGCGGCACAGTATTTGGGTTTGGCTCCAGGGATGGAGCATATAGTCACTGCTGCTGACCGTGAATTCATTTCTAGTGCTTTGGTTCAGCaatctgctgctgctgcgcAAATTGCAACACAAGCAGGTGGTGCCAATAACTTGGGTAATCGTACTGTGTATTTGGGAAACTTGCATCAAGAGTCTTCGGTTGAAGAGATTTGCAATGTTGTGCGTGGTGGTTTATTGCAGAGCATTAGATTCCTTAAGGAACGCCATGTGTGTTTTATTACATTCATTGACCCTATTGCTGCTGCCCAATTCTTTGCCATGTGCCAATTGCATGGTTTAACCATTCACAATAGACGTATTAAAGTTGGTTGGGGTAAGCATTCTGGTCCCTTGAGTAATGCCTTGAGCTTGGCAGTTTCAAATGGTGCTTCAAGAAACATTTATATTGGAAACttgaatgattttgaattttataACCCACAAAAGCTTAGAACCGATTTCTCCAAGTTTGGTGATATTGAGCAAATCAACTatttggaagaaaagaattgtGCATTTATCAACTTTGTTAATATTGCCAATGCCATCAAGGCAATCGATGGAATCAAGTCTTTTCCTGATTacaagaatttgaaaattaatTTTGGTAAGGACAGGTGTGGTAATTTGCCAAGACAATTTCAGAACCATATCCATAACAACCACAATAATTTCCAAAACCAGAATCAAAATCAGAATCAAGATCAAGATCAAGATCAAAATCTGGACCAAGGAGAGGGACAAGATCAAAATCTTGATCAAGCTTCTGACCAAATGAGTCAACATCTGAGCCACAGTCAGCAACAAACATCAGCGTTGGGTTTGAATGTTGATGGTGGAAATGGTGGTGCTTTTGGAATAATTGAGGCTCAACAACCACATGCTGCCAGTCCCTTTTCTGATGGGAGATCTACTCCAGCCTCGCAAAACTCCCATCAAccacatcaacaacaacaacaacaacaacaacaacaaccatcATTGCATAATTTAGAAGGTTTTGAGATCCAAACTCAAAGCCAACAATAA
- the WSC2 gene encoding Cell wall integrity and stress response component 2, which produces MSLKQLVLTLSPLLLLTTPTAADSWSSLGCFKSSDVSSLTSKGSYTYQSSGYCEEQCSGKRIAALINGNQCYCGDTDPTNKASSSNCDSKCYGYGSENCGGSGYYTVYVNADVDNSENNESSSSSTSSSSTRTSSSSSSSSSSTSTQSPSTSTVVQTTTASPTENNETTESESETPTTTESSAAPETTTSVQSSVEATTIISTVMNSQSSGKQSVIYRTVIETPSLASTSSTSSSSSASATTTPPSSSGIALASSTSSSSGSAADASATPTSTSHKKGTSGGVIAGAVVGSVAGVAAIAFLIFGFLWYRKRRHNDYDSDDDAFTLSGPEKSAGFSQPQPPPSSSDPQGPNPFLLAGGYAFDTSQQEDPALSRNGSQQQSLNHHHNDFVGNNNNNNNNNNNNTSPRGQNGISAINATPRSNIPEHRYSSSGGTSGNSYPHEDYAGAAYYDTNSGQYSYPNRAGSNAGSSNGIITGNGNGNSHAYGSLLTNGGAGTGAGTADGLGLGALPQPEIGRRKLSNGSLPDMIAREPGSLKVVNN; this is translated from the coding sequence ATGAGTTTAAAGCAATTGGTATTGACACTATCGCCATTACTACTCCTTACTACTCCCACAGCAGCTGATAGTTGGTCGTCACTAGGATGTTTCAAATCCTCAGACGTATCCTCCCTCACTTCAAAAGGCTCATACACTTACCAATCTTCAGGATACTGCGAAGAACAATGCTCAGGCAAGAGAATAGCAGCATTGATCAACGGTAACCAATGCTATTGCGGTGACACCGACCCTACAAACAAAGCCAGTAGCTCCAACTGTGACTCAAAATGCTATGGCTACGGCCTGGAAAACTGTGGTGGAAGCGGATACTACACCGTCTACGTCAATGCCGATGTCGATAACCTGGAGAACAACGAATCTAGTTCTAGTAGTACCAGCTCAAGTAGTACCCGTactagcagcagcagcagcagtagtagtagttcAACAAGCACGCAAAGTCCATCGACTAGCACAGTAGtacaaacaacaactgcatcTCCAACAGAGAACAACGAGACCACAGAATCAGAATCAGAAACACCAACGACAACAGAATCTAGTGCAGCACCAGAAACCACAACATCAGTGCAATCCTCAGTTGAAGCTACCACTATTATCTCAACAGTGATGAATTCCCAAAGTAGCGGCAAACAATCAGTCATTTATCGTACAGTGATTGAAACTCCATCTCTAGCATCGACCTCCAGTaccagtagtagtagtagtgctAGTGCTACAACCACACCTCCATCATCTTCAGGAATTGCTCTAGCAAGCTCAACTTCATCAAGTTCTGGATCAGCTGCAGATGCATCAGCTACACCAACCTCCACTTCACACAAGAAGGGCACTTCAGGAGGTGTCATTGCCGGTGCCGTGGTTGGATCAGTTGCCGGAGTAGCGGCAATCGCATTCCTCATATTTGGGTTCCTTTGGTACAGAAAGAGAAGACACAATGATTACGACTCAGACGATGATGCATTTACATTATCTGGTCCAGAAAAATCAGCTGGTTTCTCTCAACCACAGCCACCACCTTCTTCCTCAGATCCACAGGGCCCCAACCCATTCTTACTAGCTGGAGGATACGCTTTCGACACGTCCCAACAGGAAGACCCAGCACTTTCACGAAATGGCTCACAGCAGCAATCACTTAATCACCACCacaatgattttgttggtaataacaacaataataacaacaataacaacaacaacacatcGCCACGAGGGCAAAACGGCATCAGTGCTATAAATGCTACGCCACGATCAAATATACCAGAGCATAGGTACAGTTCAAGTGGAGGAACAAGCGGAAACTCGTATCCTCACGAAGACTATGCCGGTGCAGCATATTATGATACAAATAGCGGACAATACAGCTACCCAAACCGTGCAGGCAGCAACGCAGGTAGCAGTAATGGCATTATCACTGGAAACGGCAATGGAAACTCACATGCATATGGATCACTACTTACCAACGGAGGAGCAGGAACAggagcaggaacagcagaCGGATTGGGCTTAGGCGCATTGCCACAACCAGAAATTGGAAGGAGAAAATTGAGTAATGGGTCATTACCAGATATGATTGCTAGAGAACCAGGATCATTAAAAGTTGTCAACAACTAG
- the RPL23A gene encoding 60S ribosomal protein L23A (BUSCO:EOG09265CQO), which yields MSGSGASGNKFRMSLALPVGAIMNCADNSGARNLYVLAVKGVGARLNRLPAASAGDMVMATVKKGKPELRKKVMPAIVIRQSKPWRRRDGVYLYFEDNAGVIVNPKGEMKGSAITGPVAKECADLWPRIASNSGVVV from the exons ATGTCAGGATCAGGAGCTTCAGGAAACAAATTCCGTATGTCA TTAGCCCTCCCAGTAGGTGCAATCATGAACTGTGCCGACAACTCCGGTGCTAGAAACTTGTACGTCCTTGCCGTTAAAGGTGTTGGTGCAAGATTGAACAGATTGCCAGCTGCTTCAGCCGGTGATATGGTTATGGCTACCGTCAAGAAGGGTAAGCCAGAATTGCGTAAGAAGGTTATGCCAGCTATTGTCATTAGACAATCCAAGCCatggagaagaagagacGGTGTTTACTTGTACTTTGAAGACAATGCAGGTGTTATCGTCAATCCAAAGGGTGAAATGAAGGGTTCTGCTATCACTGGACCAGTCGCCAAGGAGTGTGCTGACTTGTGGCCACGTATTGCTTCTAACTCCGGTGTGGTTGTTTAA
- the SLM2 gene encoding phosphatidylinositol 4,5-bisphosphate-binding protein: MPYDAHNPLTVSLPYNFVNVQDYPTEVMANRFSAWRAIIKELLNYFKEYATAQEESIKQQARLQQALGVTARQLLSLPSNNNSSNNNPGSPNIGAGILHHHGNNSSNGNSNNGNIQNIGGSGGMSQEVDLISKFFLPVGNGSVQDVPNVLFKYHQQNVTFAQKTLKDINAVIIPKLEELRKDLLLKIKEIKNLQNDFKNNLARELSETKSLIGQYNQAIDMASKLDPDHKFHNEGEHGKYDPYLVKIRLDRQVKKQLQEENYLYDAYSNLQNAGKQLEGIVVAEIQNYISMFVNLLKDENSTFNNYLFPNLTEGFLAKEYNFEWNAFIERNLPSNNLSVSAVGNQTTSSVKNGTFIDLDIPKRHFHDLIIKNIDSNLNAAVREGFLERRSKFLKNYSSAWYVLTCSFIHEFKSNDRKKDPHPVMSLPLDSCAVSDHSKNDGKVDGVYKFILTSKSANALMHKTHKWVFRTNTYQNMIDWFDDIKKLTSLPTPSARARILPNRSREDVNSAALAQTLSGNSSIRSPTRSLRTIDSNNSAARLHRSGTKNTSVTRPISQGTSIANARRLSSTFSQKQSPRLANMVNSDGTLITPVDTYADVKRNKSQLSHTGYVPEENDHHQSELSQQQQQQQQPQTQLQQPQPQPQSSQQQLQPQQSLQEQEQQYRQARSQSPVHYQPYHLIPVDSFNNSSNLRPESHAEQFSQHQPSNSISAPNGMPYYIPPSSQPQQFYDPVQHQYYTITPSVPSQSISRTQSMQHSTQHPYGQQSQQQQQQQQQQVGTPQPQFFPSSPQQANVALSTSPMMQPFGSAFFQNYQQPGQQQQQQQQQQPQPQPQSQQLFQQQKSDVPYPMSPDGTVNGKAENGEAEGNVNHVVVNNQEHSNGNGDHDNIRAPLNAARQLSADEVSTLKSSNIAAPHQQHSEHSEHADHGLPNGNGDINIVITKDE; the protein is encoded by the coding sequence ATGCCGTATGATGCACATAATCCGCTCACGGTTTCACTACCTTATAACTTTGTCAATGTTCAAGACTACCCCACCGAGGTTATGGCCAATAGGTTCTCAGCATGGAGGGCTATAATCAAGGAATTGCTCAACTATTTCAAAGAGTATGCTACGGCACAAGAAGAAAGCATAAAGCAACAAGCAAGGCTTCAACAAGCACTTGGTGTCACTGCAAGACAACTTCTACTGTTACCTTctaacaacaatagcagcaacaacaatcctGGCTCGCCAAATATTGGTGCCGGtattcttcatcatcatggcaacaacagcagtaATGGTAATAGTAACAATGGCAATATCCAAAACATTGGAGGTAGTGGTGGAATGTCTCAAGAAGTTGATCTTATATCGAAATTTTTCCTCCCTGTAGGTAATGGTTCCGTTCAAGACGTTCCAAATGTCTTGTTCAAGTACCATCAACAAAACGTTACCTTTGCCCAAAAGACGTTGAAAGATATCAATGCAGTCATAATTCCCAAATTGGAAGAGTTAAGAAAAGACTTGCTACTCAAGATCAAGGAGATCAAAAACTTGCAAAatgatttcaaaaacaatttggcTAGAGAGTTGAGCGAGACAAAACTGCTCATTGGACAGTATAACCAAGCAATTGATATGGCTAGTAAACTAGACCCTGATCATAAATTCCATAATGAAGGAGAACATGGCAAATACGACCCTTATCTAGTCAAAATTAGATTAGATAGACAAgttaaaaaacaattgcaaGAGGAGAATTATCTTTACGATGCATATTCGAATCTTCAAAATGCAGGTAAACAATTGGAaggtattgttgttgccgAGATACAAAATTATATCTCCATGTTTGTTAACTTACTAAAGGATGAAAACTCAACGTTCAATAATTATTTGTTTCCCAATTTAACTGAAGGGTTCCTTGCCAAGGAATATAACTTTGAATGGAATGCATTCATTGAAAGAAATTTACCCTCAAACAATCTTAGTGTTAGTGCTGTGGGTAACCAAACTACTTCATCGGTAAAAAATGGCACCTTTATTGATTTGGACATTCCAAAGAGACACTTTCACGATCTCATCATCAAGAACATTGACTCGAATTTAAACGCTGCGGTACGTGAAGGATTTCTTGAGAGGAGATCAAAGTTTCTCAAAAATTATTCAAGTGCGTGGTATGTTCTTACATGTTCATTTATTCATGAGTTCAAATCCAATGATCGTAAGAAAGATCCACATCCTGTGATGTCTTTGCCCTTGGACTCATGTGCAGTTAGTGATCATTCCAAAAATGATGGTAAAGTTGATGGTGTTTACAAGTTTATTCTTACCTCGAAACTGGCGAATGCATTAATGCACAAGACTCATAAATGGGTGTTTAGAACAAACACATACCAGAATATGATTGATTGGTTCGATgatattaaaaaattaactaGTTTACCTACCCCTTCGGCGAGGGCAAGGATTCTACCCAATAGATCTCGTGAGGATGTCAACTCAGCGGCGTTGGCACAAACCTTGTCAGGCAACTCTTCGATTCGTTCCCCAACACGTTCGTTAAGAACAATTGATTCCAATAACTCAGCTGCACGTTTACATAGAAGCGGGACTAAAAATACTTCAGTAACAAGGCCAATCTCTCAGGGGACCTCGATAGCCAATGCAAGAAGGTTATCATCAACGTTTTCGCAAAAACAATCGCCAAGATTAGCAAACATGGTCAATAGTGATGGAACTTTAATTACTCCAGTTGACACTTATGCCGATGTGAAACGCAACAAGAGTCAATTGAGTCATACCGGATACGTTCCTGAAGAAAATGACCATCATCAACTGGAATTGAgtcaacagcagcagcagcagcagcaaccgCAAACACAGTTACAACAACCACAGCCACAGCCACAGTCACTGCAACAGCAATTGCAGCCACAGCAAAGTTTGcaagaacaagagcaaCAATATCGTCAAGCGCGCAGCCAGCTGCCTGTCCACTACCAGCCTTACCATTTGATTCCGGTTGATAGTTTTAACAATAGTAGCAATCTTCGTCCTGAATCTCATGCTGAACAGTTTTCACAACATCAGCCGCTGAATTCAATCTCAGCACCAAATGGTATGCCATATTACATTCCACCTAGTTCGCAACCCCAACAATTTTATGATCCCGTGCAACATCAGTACTATACCATAACACCTTCGGTTCCAAGTCAATCTATTTCTAGAACCCAATCAATGCAACATCTGACGCAACATCCATATGGACAGCAAtcacagcaacaacagcaacaacaacaacagcaagtTGGTACACCTCAACCACAATTCTTTCCAAGCTCACCTCAGCAAGCTAATGTAGCATTGAGTACTTCTCCCATGATGCAACCATTTGGTTCTGcatttttccaaaactaTCAACAGCCAGgccaacaacagcagcaacagcaacagcaacaacctcaacctCAACCTCAATCTCAGCAGCTATTCCAACAGCAAAAATCTGATGTGCCATACCCAATGTCACCAGATGGGACTGTTAATGGCAAGGCTGAGAATGGCGAAGCAGAAGGTAATGTAAACCATGTTGTAGTCAACAATCAAGAGCATTCGAATGGTAATGGAGATCATGACAATATACGTGCTCCCTTAAACGCGGCAAGGCAATTATCGGCCGATGAAGTGTCAACTTTAAAGAGTTCAAATATTGCTGCTCCTCACCAACAGCATTCAGAACATTCTGAGCATGCTGACCATGGATTACCCAATGGCAACGGAGATATCAATATAGTCATTACTAAGGATGAATAA
- the DBR1 gene encoding lariat debranching enzyme (BUSCO:EOG09262LI4): protein MAKLKVAIEGCCHGELNKIYSSLPANTDLLLICGDFQALRCPADFQALNVPVKYQRLGDFHQYYTGQRVAPVLTIFIGGNHEASSYLQELKYGGWVAPNIYYLGEFGCVKYAGLRICGWSGIWNHGSYTRSSWKNTIEELIQIEDEERLPFDGRSVRSVYHQKLKAFIKMYLMRNEKNSDNCIDVVLSHDWPSGIVKYGNKHELLRKKPFFKNDLEKGWLGSPLNNVLIHHLRPRYWFSAHLHVKFEAVIKRGLEESGGIVKKNNKLQDKEQTKTVKNVNEIEIDMDSSDEEDAKDTKSEEVTGYVNNSERLKRQVELVAAQEFTNEQSKKPKLDNNSYNNDNNNYNNNYNNNYNNNYNNNYNNHNNGDSFKESHEHCETNFTALDKCGPRRQFLAVKEIETSFDGAGSDGKDGIATFQLQYDQRAIAVNRVIENILISRDEIEDEDEKEETLNLSRLNPMDVLRNPKELLSKFLPLVEKEIVALSKMDADNFFVIPAKFETTVSSDYDGVLTYYPNNQTKEYCAKFGLPQLQF from the coding sequence ATGGCAAAGTTGAAGGTGGCGATTGAGGGATGCTGTCATGGCGAATTGAATAAAATATACTCTCTGCTCCCCGCAAACACCGATCTTTTATTAATCTGTGGTGATTTCCAGGCTTTGCGATGTCCTGCCGATTTTCAAGCATTGAATGTTCCGGTAAAATATCAACGGTTAGGTGACTTCCATCAATATTATACGGGTCAACGTGTAGCACCAGTTTTGACAATATTCATTGGGGGTAATCATGAAGCCTCGTCGTATTTGCAAGAATTGAAATATGGTGGCTGGGTTGCTCCTAATATATATTATCTTGGTGAGTTTGGATGTGTGAAATACGCTGGATTACGAATATGTGGGTGGAGTGGAATATGGAATCATGGATCGTATACCAGAAGTAGTTGGAAAAATACTATTGAAGAGCTCATTcaaattgaagatgaggagAGATTGCCATTTGATGGCAGGCTGGTTAGAAGCGTTTACCaccaaaaattaaaagcaTTCATCAAAATGTATCTAATGAGAAACGAAAAGAATAGTGATAACTGCATAGATGTGGTATTAAGTCATGATTGGCCACTGGGGATTGTTAAATATGGCAACAAACATGAATTATTGAGGAAAAAGCCATTCTTTAAAAATGATTTGGAGAAAGGATGGTTGGGCAGTCCGTTAAATAATGTACTTATACATCATCTAAGACCTAGGTACTGGTTTAGTGCACACTTGCATGTTAAATTTGAAGCAGTGATTAAAAGAGGTTTAGAAGAGAGTGGAGGGATTGttaaaaagaacaataaaTTGCAAGATAAAGAGCAGACAAAGACAGTAAAAAATGTGAATGAGATTGAGATTGATATGGACTCGagtgatgaagaagatgcgAAAGATACAAAGTCAGAGGAGGTCACAGGATATGTCAACAATAGTGAAAGATTAAAGCGACAAGTTGAACTTGTTGCTGCTCAAGAATTTACCAATGAGCAATCCAAAAAGCCGAAATTGGATAATAATAGttataataatgataacaATAACTATAACAATAACTATAACAATAACTATAACAATAATTATAACAATAATTATAACAATCATAATAATGGCGATAGCTTTAAGGAGTCGCATGAGCATTGCGAGACAAACTTTACAGCGTTGGACAAGTGCGGTCCACGAAGACAATTCCTCGCTGTTAAGGAGATTGAGACATCATTTGATGGAGCTGGTTCTGATGGCAAAGATGGTATAGCCACCTTCCAACTACAGTACGATCAAAGAGCAATTGCAGTGAATAGGGTTATAGAAAACATACTCATTAGCAGGGATGAGatagaagatgaagatgaaaaagaagaaacactAAATCTTTCAAGGTTAAACCCGATGGATGTGTTACGCAATCCAAAAGAATTGTTGAGCAAATTCTTACcacttgttgaaaaagaaattgtgGCTTTGAGCAAGATGGATGCAGATAATTTTTTCGTTATTCCTGCAAAATTTGAAACCACCGTATCAAGTGATTATGATGGTGTGTTGACTTATTATCCAAATAATCAAACCAAAGAGTACTGTGCCAAATTCGGACTTCCTCAACTTCAATTTTAA
- the MCR1 gene encoding NADH-cytochrome b5 reductase, protein MSVSRLFSNPKFVYPLVGATIGSIGLAYYSTQAQFYIANETGKTFTGGDQWIDLKLKKSEDLTHNTKHLTFELLNPDDVSGLITASMLMTKYVTPKGNNVIRPYTPVSDPDQKGTLDFVIKRYENGKMSNHIHNLKEGETLSFKGPVVKWKWEPNQFKSIALIGGGTGITPLYQLLREITSNPEDKTKVSLIYGNTSPEDVLIKDRIDDIAAKHKDQVKVTYFVDENKATKDWEGEVGFITKEFLEKELDKPSPDFKIFVCGPPGLYKAISGVKVSPTDQGEVEGALKDLGFSKEHVFKF, encoded by the coding sequence ATGTCGGTTTCAAGATTATTTTCCAACCCTAAATTCGTTTACCCATTGGTTGGTGCCACTATTGGCTCAATTGGTTTGGCATATTACTCAACGCAAGCACAATTTTACATTGCCAACGAGACCGGAAAGACATTCACTGGTGGTGACCAATGGATTGacttgaaattgaagaaatccGAAGATCTCACACACAACACCAAGCACTTGACCTTTGAGTTGCTCAACCCAGATGATGTTTCTGGATTAATTACCGCTTCAATGTTGATGACTAAATACGTAACACCAAAGGGTAACAATGTTATTAGACCATATACTCCCGTCTCTGACCCAGACCAAAAGGGCACTCTTGACTTTGTCATCAAGAGATATGAAAATGGTAAAATGTCAAACCACATTCACAACTtgaaagaaggagagaCTTTATCATTCAAGGGACCTGTTGTGAAATGGAAGTGGGAACCAAACCAATTCAAGTCAATTGCCTtgattggtggtggtactGGTATCACACCATTATACCAATTGTTGAGAGAAATCACTTCAAACCCAGAAGACAAGACCAAGGTCAGCTTGATCTACGGTAACACCTCACCAGAAGATGTATTGATCAAGGACAGAATTGATGACATTGCTGCTAAGCACAAGGACCAAGTGAAAGTCACCTactttgttgatgaaaacaaGGCAACCAAGGATTGGGAAGGTGAAGTTGGTTTCATCACCAAGGAATTCTTGGAGAAGGAGTTGGACAAGCCAAGCCCAGACTTCAAGATCTTTGTTTGTGGTCCACCAGGTTTGTACAAGGCCATCTCTGGTGTCAAAGTCTCACCAACCGACCAAGGTGAAGTTGAAGGTGCTTTGAAAGATTTGGGATTCAGCAAAGAACAcgtttttaaattttag